A part of Entelurus aequoreus isolate RoL-2023_Sb linkage group LG03, RoL_Eaeq_v1.1, whole genome shotgun sequence genomic DNA contains:
- the LOC133646962 gene encoding dihydrolipoyl dehydrogenase, mitochondrial-like produces MQSWTHLYRSLATRSNHLPCKLHSAAGLSVRTYADKAAIEADVTVVGSGPGGYVAAIKAAQLGFNTVCVEKNPTLGGTCLNVGCIPSKALLNNSYLYHLAHGKDFESRGIEISGISLNLEKMMGQKSGAVKALTGGIAHLFKQNKVTHVNGFGRVTGKNQVTATADDGSEQVINTKNILIATGSEVTPFPGIQIDEETVVSSTGALSLKKVPEELIVIGGGVIGVELGSVWQRLGSKVTAVEFLAHVGGMGIDMEISKNFQRILQKQGLKFKLGTKVLGATRRPDGKVDVAVEAAAGGKNETLTCDVLLVCIGRRPFTQKLGLEGLGIELDNRGRIPVNNRFQTKVPSIYAIGDVIAGPMLAHKAEDEGIICVEGIAGGAVHIDYNCVPSVIYTHPELAWVGKTEEQLKEEGTPYKVGKFPFAANSRAKTNADTDGLVKILSHKETDRMLGAHILGTGAGEMINEAALAMEYGASCEDIARVCHAHPTVSEAFREANLAASFGKAINF; encoded by the exons ATGCAGAGCTGGACACATTTATATCGATCTCTCGCCACG CGGAGTAATCACCTCCCCTGCAAGCTGCACAGCGCTGCAGGGCTCTCCGTCCGCACATACGCCGACAAAGCAGCAA TCGAAGCAGATGTCACGGTGGTCGGTTCCGGTCCCGGCGGCTATGTCGCCGCCATCAAGGCGGCGCAGCTCGGCTTCAAT ACAGTTTGTGTGGAGAAGAACCCCACACTGGGCGGAACCTGCTTGAATGTCGGCTGCATCCCCTCCAAA GCTCTGCTGAACAACTCCTACCTGTACCACTTGGCCCACGGCAAAGACTTTGAGAGCAGAGGCATTGAAA TCTCGGGGATCTCGCTCAACCTGGAGAAGATGATGGGCCAGAAAAGCGGGGCGGTCAAAGCGCTCACCGGCGGCATCGCACATCTCTTCAAACAGAACAAA GTGACCCACGTCAACGGTTTCGGCAGAGTGACGGGCAAGAACCAGGTGACGGCCACAGCGGACGATGGCAGCGAGCAAGTCATCAACACCAAGAACATCCTCATCGCCACCGGTTCCGAAGTCACGCCCTTCCCTGGAATACAG ATCGACGAGGAGACCGTCGTGTCGTCCACGGGGGCGCTGTCCCTCAAGAAAGTTCCGGAGGAGCTGATCGTGATCGGAGGCGGCGTCATCGGAGTGGAGCTG GGGTCCGTGTGGCAGCGTCTGGGCTCCAAGGTGACGGCGGTGGAGTTCCTGGCCCACGTGGGCGGCATGGGCATCGACATGGAGATCTCCAAGAACTTCCAGCGCATCCTGCAGAAGCAGGGCCTCAAGTTCAAGCTGGGCACCAAAGTGCTGGGCGCCACCAGGAGGCCCGACGGCAAGGTGGACGTGGC CGTGGAGGCTGCGGCCGGCGGCAAGAACGAGACGCTGACGTGCGACGTGCTGCTGGTGTGCATCGGCCGGCGACCCTTCACCCAGAAGCTGGGCCTGGAGGGGCTGGGCATCGAGCTGGACAACAGGGGGCGCATCCCCGTCAACAACCGCTTCCAGACCAAAGTGCCAAG TATTTACGCCATCGGCGACGTGATCGCGGGGCCCATGTTGGCCCACAAAGCCGAAGACGAGGGCATCATCTGTGTGGAGGGAATAGCGGGTGGCGCCGTGCACATCGACTACAACTGTGTCCCCTCGGTCATATACACGCACCCCGAATTGGCCTGGGTGGGCAAGACCGAGGAGCAGCTCAAAGAGGAG GGCACGCCCTACAAGGTGGGCAAGTTCCCCTTCGCCGCCAACAGTCGCGCTAAAACCAACGCAGACACGGACGGCCTGGTGAAGATCCTCAGCCACAAGGAGACGGACAGGATGCTGGGAGCGCACATCCTGGGAACC GGGGCAGGAGAGATGATCAACGAGGCAGCCTTGGCCATGGAGTACGGGGCGTCCTGCGAGGACATCGCCAGAGTTTGCCACGCCCACCCA ACGGTGTCGGAGGCCTTCAGAGAAGCCAACCTGGCCGCCTCCTTTGGAAAagccatcaacttttaa